One genomic segment of Gemmatimonadota bacterium includes these proteins:
- a CDS encoding NAD(P)-dependent oxidoreductase codes for MAERKKLLITGAAGKIGTALRKHLRHRYDFRLMFHSQIPDDVDEKDEVVVSDISNFEAMVEATAGVDAIAHLALFRTWQGMPNAQRAQVTFDVDMKGTYNIYEAARINRVPTVVYASTNHVTGMNEKEGIRSMPDKPVRPDGIYGAGKAFGEALGRFYADQYGIRVFCLRIANFNGLDEPGRDYEPGQSRWFSPRDIAQMTWRCIEVEDLKFEIFYGVSRGGEEKWDLSNARELIGFEPEDDGSLPEYRAKYKKARIDE; via the coding sequence ATGGCAGAACGCAAGAAGTTGTTGATTACAGGGGCAGCGGGCAAGATTGGGACGGCGCTGCGAAAACATCTGCGACACCGGTACGATTTTCGGTTGATGTTTCATTCTCAGATTCCGGACGATGTGGATGAGAAGGACGAGGTGGTGGTTTCGGATATTTCCAATTTTGAGGCTATGGTGGAGGCTACCGCCGGGGTGGATGCAATTGCCCATTTGGCTCTTTTCAGAACCTGGCAGGGGATGCCGAATGCACAGAGGGCACAGGTGACGTTTGATGTGGATATGAAGGGGACGTACAATATCTACGAGGCAGCGCGGATTAATCGGGTGCCAACGGTGGTCTATGCGAGTACGAATCATGTGACTGGTATGAACGAGAAGGAGGGCATTCGTTCGATGCCGGACAAACCCGTGCGTCCGGATGGGATTTACGGGGCTGGCAAGGCGTTTGGAGAGGCTCTGGGACGGTTTTACGCCGATCAGTACGGGATCCGGGTGTTCTGTTTGCGGATTGCCAATTTCAACGGGCTGGATGAACCGGGGCGGGATTATGAGCCGGGACAGTCCCGCTGGTTTAGTCCTCGGGATATCGCTCAGATGACCTGGCGGTGTATTGAGGTAGAAGATTTGAAGTTTGAGATTTTCTACGGGGTGTCTCGAGGTGGTGAGGAGAAGTGGGATTTGTCCAATGCGCGGGAGTTGATAGGGTTCGAGCCAGAGGACGATGGTTCTTTGCCAGAATACCGGGCGAAGTATAAAAAAGCACGAATAGACGAATAG
- a CDS encoding phytanoyl-CoA dioxygenase family protein, giving the protein MTDEERYLFDLQGYLVLRGVLTQEEVDELNEVSDRVYPRDYSDGNDSKGRRGIRNVRYVSRWDPACQRLLDHSRIVPILAEFLGPKFRIDHDYAMFMNAGSDSGNLHGLPELGTHRYFHYLDGQVRTGLTVVTFMLAPARAGDGGFVCIPGSHKGNFPQNLPEDVRTLKRVPPYVVQPEVDAGDAVIFTEALTHGTKGWRGTHERRAFLYKFNPGHMANHQASYDPANYFEPTPQQRRIMGAPAVGSRPNVIAPGST; this is encoded by the coding sequence GTGACTGACGAAGAGAGATACTTGTTCGATTTGCAGGGCTATCTGGTGCTCCGCGGCGTGCTGACGCAGGAGGAGGTAGATGAACTGAACGAGGTTTCGGATCGGGTGTATCCCAGGGATTACTCGGATGGCAACGATTCCAAGGGGCGCCGCGGTATTCGCAATGTCCGCTATGTTTCTCGTTGGGATCCAGCTTGCCAGCGGTTGCTTGATCACTCGAGAATTGTGCCGATTCTGGCGGAGTTTCTCGGTCCCAAATTCCGCATTGACCACGATTATGCCATGTTTATGAACGCTGGTAGCGACAGCGGGAATCTGCACGGTCTGCCGGAACTGGGTACGCATCGGTACTTCCACTATCTGGATGGGCAGGTGCGGACGGGTCTAACTGTCGTGACTTTTATGCTGGCTCCAGCCAGGGCAGGAGATGGTGGGTTTGTATGTATTCCGGGTAGCCACAAGGGCAATTTTCCTCAGAATTTGCCAGAGGATGTGCGTACGCTGAAGAGGGTGCCGCCCTATGTGGTACAGCCCGAGGTGGATGCAGGCGATGCGGTCATTTTTACCGAGGCGTTGACCCACGGAACGAAGGGTTGGCGCGGTACCCACGAACGGCGTGCTTTTCTCTACAAATTCAATCCGGGACACATGGCCAACCATCAGGCGTCCTACGACCCGGCGAACTATTTCGAACCCACGCCACAGCAACGACGGATTATGGGTGCCCCGGCGGTTGGCAGTCGGCCCAATGTGATCGCTCCGGGCTCTACCTGA
- a CDS encoding transglutaminase domain-containing protein: MSRLYYSEEGRVMPSLCEELTIFRRARKTLILPTTNAPGVVYILARPYPENNAPLRVAVNGTEVAALKPMRPGSYSWYEISVSELKEGENTFELWTDHTAMAGWSLAMEAGHPAPDSAVSDDGGQTWRSERMGYLNAVLGEYVIRVRLAEGEDPPPPPMIWENADSPRFESLRQILPPAARDEGPLIKRVRALSAWLASSWEHTSSARAEQYAPWDAETLLAWAPGQIGHNGKRPVAMCVHYAAAFVSCAQAIGIPARCAVLTEAVNSFNGHFVAEVWFDHLRKWVVVDPNTDALFIENWIPMSMGEIQVAGKNLKTHIEYGRGTEFQRTFPHIVEFMRENLEKGVCFQHRSVWFRSDLLGHPEFSPPAHGSLSYCETGLVWEQRDRETGFGMFPHFGNEDYFNAAPVR, encoded by the coding sequence ATGAGCCGATTATACTACAGCGAAGAGGGACGAGTGATGCCGTCTCTCTGCGAAGAATTAACGATCTTTCGGCGGGCGCGCAAAACGCTCATCTTGCCCACGACGAATGCGCCGGGGGTGGTTTATATTCTCGCCCGCCCCTATCCGGAAAACAACGCACCCTTGCGGGTGGCGGTGAATGGTACGGAAGTTGCCGCGCTAAAACCAATGCGACCCGGATCCTATTCATGGTATGAAATATCGGTGTCAGAACTGAAAGAAGGCGAGAACACCTTTGAACTGTGGACCGACCACACGGCAATGGCAGGCTGGTCACTTGCAATGGAAGCGGGACATCCCGCGCCGGATAGCGCGGTAAGCGATGATGGCGGGCAGACCTGGCGCAGCGAGCGAATGGGATATTTGAACGCAGTCCTGGGTGAATACGTCATTCGGGTCAGATTGGCTGAAGGAGAAGATCCCCCACCGCCCCCTATGATATGGGAAAACGCGGATTCACCCAGATTTGAATCCCTGAGACAAATACTGCCGCCTGCTGCACGCGATGAAGGACCGCTAATCAAACGAGTACGCGCACTATCGGCCTGGCTGGCATCCAGTTGGGAACACACCAGTTCGGCAAGAGCAGAACAGTACGCGCCGTGGGATGCCGAAACCCTGTTGGCCTGGGCTCCGGGACAGATTGGACACAATGGAAAACGGCCAGTGGCAATGTGTGTACACTACGCAGCGGCATTTGTGAGTTGCGCGCAAGCTATCGGCATTCCAGCCCGATGTGCGGTCTTGACAGAAGCGGTGAACAGCTTCAACGGACATTTTGTAGCGGAAGTCTGGTTCGATCACCTACGCAAGTGGGTAGTGGTAGATCCGAATACCGACGCGCTATTTATAGAAAACTGGATACCAATGTCAATGGGAGAAATACAGGTCGCGGGGAAGAATCTAAAAACACATATCGAATACGGGCGGGGTACAGAATTCCAGCGCACCTTTCCTCACATCGTGGAATTTATGCGGGAAAATTTGGAAAAGGGAGTTTGTTTTCAACACCGGAGCGTCTGGTTCAGAAGCGACTTACTGGGACACCCCGAGTTTTCACCACCAGCGCACGGATCGCTGAGCTATTGCGAAACCGGCCTGGTGTGGGAACAGCGAGACAGGGAAACGGGATTCGGAATGTTTCCCCATTTTGGAAATGAGGACTATTTCAACGCAGCACCTGTCAGGTAG
- a CDS encoding mandelate racemase/muconate lactonizing enzyme family protein: MCVTLLREVCMSNDHEDRASRIRVTGLTAIPIGVKGYVKIETNVGITGWGEINNMETRVTCALAESLSELIIGENPTRTEHLWQRMFRAHRNIRNGGLMVHTISAIDMALWDICGKLHGVPVYRLLGGPCRDKIWMYPSPKAIKTGPGGAQYFAGTPAEIEAIVQKIKDAREKVGHDGAVMFDAHSCLPPPLVRQFAGYLKSDDLLFLEEAWVPGNIENMKKVREMVPVPLATGERDRTIWEVREILEAQVIDVLQPDCGHGGGITQMKKVAALAEAHFVPIAPHCTMSHLGLTASLHVAASVPMFLIHEGYAGVLPEDVAIKTWEMDDEGYVSLPEGPGLGVEVNEARAIEVGKSPARPFEWPNARLRDGAVSDY, translated from the coding sequence ATGTGCGTTACACTTCTACGGGAGGTATGTATGAGCAATGATCACGAAGACAGAGCATCGCGTATTCGCGTTACGGGGTTGACTGCGATACCGATTGGCGTGAAGGGATATGTCAAGATCGAGACGAATGTCGGGATTACGGGTTGGGGTGAGATCAATAATATGGAGACAAGGGTGACCTGCGCGCTTGCAGAGTCGCTTTCCGAGTTGATTATTGGAGAGAATCCCACGCGTACGGAACATCTCTGGCAGCGGATGTTCCGCGCACATCGCAATATCCGCAACGGCGGTTTGATGGTTCACACGATTTCCGCAATTGATATGGCGCTGTGGGATATCTGTGGCAAGCTGCACGGGGTTCCGGTGTATCGCCTGTTGGGTGGTCCGTGTCGGGATAAGATATGGATGTATCCAAGTCCAAAGGCGATTAAGACCGGGCCGGGTGGTGCCCAGTATTTTGCGGGTACGCCTGCCGAGATTGAGGCAATTGTTCAGAAGATTAAAGATGCGAGGGAGAAGGTGGGACACGACGGTGCCGTGATGTTCGATGCACATAGCTGTTTGCCACCACCTCTGGTCAGGCAGTTTGCGGGCTATTTGAAGTCCGATGATTTGCTGTTTTTGGAAGAGGCGTGGGTGCCGGGAAATATAGAGAATATGAAGAAGGTTCGCGAGATGGTGCCGGTGCCCCTTGCGACGGGTGAGCGGGATCGAACGATCTGGGAGGTGCGGGAGATTTTGGAGGCGCAGGTGATTGATGTGCTTCAGCCGGATTGCGGTCACGGTGGGGGGATTACCCAGATGAAGAAGGTGGCTGCGCTCGCCGAAGCGCATTTTGTTCCCATTGCACCGCATTGCACGATGTCTCACCTGGGTTTGACGGCGAGCCTGCATGTGGCGGCGTCGGTGCCGATGTTTTTGATTCACGAGGGGTACGCGGGTGTGCTTCCCGAAGATGTGGCGATTAAGACCTGGGAAATGGATGACGAAGGTTATGTTTCTTTGCCCGAGGGACCCGGGCTGGGCGTTGAGGTCAATGAAGCGCGCGCAATTGAAGTGGGTAAGAGTCCAGCGCGTCCATTCGAGTGGCCGAATGCGAGGCTCCGGGATGGGGCGGTGTCAGATTATTGA